The DNA segment ACACATAGCCCTTTATATCAATCTTCTTTCAGCCCTTAGTTCTGCGCTAACTGTTTGGTTATTATATGCCACCTCCACCATTGTGTTAAATAAAGTAACTACACAGAAAAACTCTTATGGGGTGATTGTTTCGGCTATGGTATCTGCCCTTGCTTTTGCTTTTACAGATACCTTTTGGTTTTCGGCAGTAGAGGCTGAAGTTTACGCCTTATCACTGTTATTTACTGCATTCACCCTATGGGCTATTTTACGTTGGGAGCAGGAGTCCGTTCGTGGATCCAGGCATAGGTGGCTGTTGCTTATTGCTTTTACCATGGGACTTTCTGTGGGAGTTCACTTGCTTAACTTATTAACTGTACCAGTGGTTATTTATTGGGTATATATTCAATATAGTAAGCAAAAATTTAAACACTTATATGGCTTGTTGATGGGGCTTTTTGTACTCTTCTTGGTTCAGTTTATGATTGTGCAGAATGGTTTGTTTTTTGCTGGTAAGCTTGAGCTTCTATTGGTGAACACCTTTCATTTGCCTGTCCATTCCGGACTTATTTTGTTTTTTACTCTGTTGTTTGCCTTGCTAGTAGGAGGAATAGTACTAAGCAGAAATAAGCATTCTCTGGTGAATTTTATTTGTGTGGCCATGTTTTTATTTACACTTGGTGTCTCCAGTTATACGATGGTTATTATTCGTGCGAATGCGCAAACAACTGTGAATTTAAATGATCCCTCTCAGGTATTCTCCCTGGAATCTTTTATTAACCGTAAGCAGTATGGAGAGCGACCGTTGATTAGCGGAGCCTGGTATGGCGCTAAGACCAAAGATATAGCGCCCACCTATAGTTATCGTTTGGATAAAAATAGGAGGTATTCACGTTTTGAGGATGGTAGTAAGTTGCTGTACGATGTACAAGACGTGCAGTTTATGCAAAGGATGTATAGTTCACAAAAATATCATATAGGGGGCTATTGTTTTTGGAGTGGATTGGAGGAAGGGCAGAAACCCACATTTTTTCACCAATTAGAGTTTCTGTTCAAATATCAATTGGGACACATGTATTTTAGATATTTCTTATGGAATTTCTCAGGAAGGCAGAATCATTATCAGGGGCATGGGGACTTTTTGAATGGTAATTTTACGACAGGTATTCCCTTTGTCGATCAACAATTTTTGGGTAGTAGAACTTATTTGCATACCCAAGAGACAAGTAGTGCAGCACGTAATAATTATTTTATGATTCCTATGTTCTTTGGATTGCTGGGATTTCTTTTTCTGGTCAGAAAAAAGCATTGGTCTTTGCTTTATTTGCTGGGATTCTTGTTTATACTGACTGGAGTAGCCATTGTCTTTTATATGAATCAGCCACCCTTTGAGCCACGCGAGAGAGATTATGTCTTTGCCGGTAGTTTTTACGCCTTTGCTGTTTTTATTGGATTAGGTGTGCGATTTTTATTGCTCAGTATAAGAAGATATTCACCATCCCGATTAACCGATGTGGTTGCTTCAATGTTTGTTATATTGGCTTTGCCGGGCTTGTTGTTGGCCAATAACTATGACGATCATAATAGAAGCGATAGAACTTTAGCACGTGATTTATCATTGTCATATCTTGAGAGTTGTGAGCCCAATGCTATTCTTTTTACATATGGAGATAATGATACCTATCCTCTTTGGTATTTACAAGAGGTTGAGGGTGTTAGGAAAGATGTGCGGGTGGTTAACCTGGGTCTTCTGTCAGCTGATTGGTATATTTATCAACAGGCGCAGCGTTTAGAGCGTACACAGCCCTTGCGCTTTACTGTGCCATTACATATGTATCGGCAAGGAGAAATGGATTATGCAGCAGTGATGGGGCGACAGTCTGCTGTAAAACCATTGGAGCAATGCTTAAAACATTTGGCAGATACCTCCAACACCATGGCTATCTCTGTAAAAGGTGCCAATAAAATGTTTTTTTTACCACCTGTACTTCGTGTATCCAATAGTGAGGATGGCTTTTTATCCATAGGGAAAAGTTACTTGATGAAAGGAGAAATTGCCTTGCTGGATATTGTAGCCTCTAACCATCATGAAAGACCTATTTACTTTGCCAAAGGGACACCTAAGAGTGTCATGCTAGGTTTTGATAAGTTTACTCGTCCTTACGGTATTGTTTCAAAATTGCTATTAAATAGCTCTCCAATAGATGTGCATGAACTGTATGCTTTATTTACAGAAAAAATAAATATTTCTATACCCCAACAAAGTTGGTGGGATGAGACTTGTATGAATGCCATTCATCTTTGTCAGTTACAGCAAGCAACGATGAACTTGGCTCAGCAACTAATGGTGGATAAAGAATTTGGGAAGGCGCAAGAAATACTTCTTCGTTTTGTTCCCATTACCACTCTGCCTAATTTTAAGTCCGCTCCAAATGATATAGAATGGATAAAAACACTTTTGAGAGCGAATTTACATCAAGAAGCTATTGCTTATTTCGAAAATGTAAGTTATTCCACCATACAGGATTTTCAATTTTACATTTATTCACAGCAATATCTGGGAGATCAAATGCTTCATTATGCAAAAGAAGAGCATGATTATTTAAAAAAACTTTACCAGGTGGCCAATGATTATAGTATTGTAGAGATACAGCATGCCATTGCACCCTATGTAAATTCATTTTAAATTGCAGGGCTAAATAATGTCTTCAACAAAGAGGTTTATGGTACATTCATAAAATGTTTTTTTTCTAGAGATCTACAAAATGTTATGATTGGCCTTGCAGATAAGGGAGATGAAGGTATGAAATAGTGTTAAAATCAAGTTAAAGCCTTAACATTATTGAACATTAAAAATACGTTTGATAAAAATTACTTATTTTTGGCATCGGTGTTCTGATGTCTGAGCACCAC comes from the Saccharicrinis fermentans DSM 9555 = JCM 21142 genome and includes:
- a CDS encoding glycosyltransferase family 117 protein translates to MEHSYKFKPTPMVLGGIFVFITSLVVYILTLSPGLNFWDCGEFIACANKLEVGHAPGAPLYLMIARVFSMFAAPAHIALYINLLSALSSALTVWLLYATSTIVLNKVTTQKNSYGVIVSAMVSALAFAFTDTFWFSAVEAEVYALSLLFTAFTLWAILRWEQESVRGSRHRWLLLIAFTMGLSVGVHLLNLLTVPVVIYWVYIQYSKQKFKHLYGLLMGLFVLFLVQFMIVQNGLFFAGKLELLLVNTFHLPVHSGLILFFTLLFALLVGGIVLSRNKHSLVNFICVAMFLFTLGVSSYTMVIIRANAQTTVNLNDPSQVFSLESFINRKQYGERPLISGAWYGAKTKDIAPTYSYRLDKNRRYSRFEDGSKLLYDVQDVQFMQRMYSSQKYHIGGYCFWSGLEEGQKPTFFHQLEFLFKYQLGHMYFRYFLWNFSGRQNHYQGHGDFLNGNFTTGIPFVDQQFLGSRTYLHTQETSSAARNNYFMIPMFFGLLGFLFLVRKKHWSLLYLLGFLFILTGVAIVFYMNQPPFEPRERDYVFAGSFYAFAVFIGLGVRFLLLSIRRYSPSRLTDVVASMFVILALPGLLLANNYDDHNRSDRTLARDLSLSYLESCEPNAILFTYGDNDTYPLWYLQEVEGVRKDVRVVNLGLLSADWYIYQQAQRLERTQPLRFTVPLHMYRQGEMDYAAVMGRQSAVKPLEQCLKHLADTSNTMAISVKGANKMFFLPPVLRVSNSEDGFLSIGKSYLMKGEIALLDIVASNHHERPIYFAKGTPKSVMLGFDKFTRPYGIVSKLLLNSSPIDVHELYALFTEKINISIPQQSWWDETCMNAIHLCQLQQATMNLAQQLMVDKEFGKAQEILLRFVPITTLPNFKSAPNDIEWIKTLLRANLHQEAIAYFENVSYSTIQDFQFYIYSQQYLGDQMLHYAKEEHDYLKKLYQVANDYSIVEIQHAIAPYVNSF